One region of Oryza sativa Japonica Group chromosome 5, ASM3414082v1 genomic DNA includes:
- the LOC4337824 gene encoding uncharacterized protein yields MVSPTKKKRCLGKGMDGGAGDGGWSTLSYDADVLHIHQVCAHWRASTAPLAAARPWIVAGHETSRIVSAIGEDYSFWLPHGGGQRIIPCFGDAPPAGLPYCCGTPRGWLALADAPRSPTRLVLWEPVSRAEIAMPPLPRAGFAPQIFLSGDPLAAAASPGWMAIASQPFSVAGKWQTLFFWRPGDAAWTPQREPPMDRIDSAAFHGGFFYLTVRYWYLYAYDLRHDAGAPWPPPRVRSTFVYLDADRACELSRQGRSLRAAHVVAAADGVDLLLAVLYWECHRRSVQMVAKVFRMEWAAAAADLELSPVTDLGEHALLLGRGDALALSAAEFPAIRRNCVYFVEHDNAPHRHWAIAMDLGANASELIPHPQFQEDEPSEEDGKCAADRSLLPYSWFCLKQPFFKHK; encoded by the coding sequence ATGGTGTCTCCCACGAAAAAGAAGAGATGTTTAGGCAAAGGGATGgacggtggcgccggcgatggcggctgGTCCACCCTGAGCTACGACGCCGACGTGCTCCACATCCACCAGGTTTGCGCCCATTGGCGCGCCTCCACGGCCCCCTTGGCTGCCGCCCGGCCATGGATCGTGGCCGGCCACGAGACGTCGCGCATTGTCAGCGCCATCGGCGAGGACTACTCCTTCTGGCTCCCCCATGGCGGCGGCCAGAGGATCATCCCCTGCTTCGgcgacgcgccgccggcggggcTCCCGTACTGCTGCGGCACGCCGCGCGGGTGGCTCGCCCTGGCGGACGCGCCGCGCTCCCCGACGCGGCTCGTCCTCTGGGAGCCCGTCTCCAGGGCGGAGATCGCGATGCCCCCGCTGCCCCGCGCGGGGTTCGCCCCGCAGATCTTCCTCTCCGGCgaccccctcgccgccgcggcctcgccggGGTGGATGGCGATCGCCAGCCAGCCCTTCAGCGTCGCGGGCAAGTGGCAGACGCTCTTCTTCTGGCGCCCCGGCGACGCCGCCTGGACGCCGCAGCGCGAGCCGCCGATGGACAGGATCGACAGCGCGGCGTTCCACGGCGGCTTCTTCTACCTCACCGTCAGGTACTGGTACCTCTACGCGTACGACCTCCGCCACGACGCCGGcgcgccatggccaccgccgcgCGTCCGCTCCACCTTCGTCTACCTCGACGCCGACCGCGCGTGCGAGCTGTCCAGGCAAGGCCGCAGCCTGCGCGCCGCGcacgtggtcgccgccgccgacggcgtcgaCCTGCTGCTCGCCGTGCTCTACTGGGAATGCCACCGCCGGAGTGTACAGATGGTCGCCAAGGTGTTCAGGAtggagtgggcggcggcggcggcggacctcgAGCTCTCGCCGGTGACGGACCTCGGCGAGCACGCGCTCTTGCTGGGCCGCGGCGACGCGCTCGCGCTCTCCGCTGCGGAGTTCCCCGCGATCAGGAGGAACTGTGTCTACTTCGTCGAGCACGACAATGCCCCGCATCGGCATTGGGCTATCGCCATGGATTTAGGGGCAAATGCTTCGGAGCTGATTCCGCATCCACAATTTCAGGAAGATGAGCCAAGCGAAGAAGATGGCAAATGCGCCGCCGATCGCTCCTTGTTGCCGTATTCCTGGTTTTGCCTCAAACAACCCTTCTTCAAGCATAAGTGA
- the LOC4337823 gene encoding uncharacterized protein has protein sequence MASVAAAEGAAAALRSVLSRAQQAAARSGRAPESVRVVAVSKTKPVGVIRGVYDAGHRCFGENYVQELIDKASQLPEDIEWHFIGNLQSNKARALLAGVPNLDMVESVDDQKIANRLDRVVADLGRKPLKVLVQVNTSGEESKFGVDPSGCVELAKHVKLGCPNLVFSGLMTIGMLDYSSTPENFKALANCRKEVCKELGIPEEQCELSMGMSADFEQAIEMGSTNVRVGSTIFGAREYPKKN, from the exons ATGGCGTCGGTTGCcgcggcggagggcgcggcggcggcgctccggtcggTGCTGTCCCGCgcgcagcaggcggcggcgcggtcgggGCGGGCGCCGGAGTCCGTGCGCGTGGTGGCGGTGAGCAAGACGAAGCCGGTGGGCGTCATCCGCGGCGTGTACGACGCCGGCCACCGCTGCTTCGGGGAGAACTACGTCCAGGAGCTCATCGACAAGGCCTCCCAG CTTCCAGAGGATATTGAGTGGCATTTCATCGGGAACCTTCAAAGCAACAAGGCCAGAGCCCTCCTAG CTGGTGTACCAAATCTTGACATGGTCGAGAGTGTTGATGATCAGAAG ATTGCCAATCGCCTTGATCGTGTGGTAGCTGACTTGGGAAGAAAACCCCTTAAAGTCTTAGTCCAGGTCAACACCAGTGGAGAAGAAT CGAAATTTGGAGTAGATCCATCAGGATGTGTAGAGCTTGCAAAGCATGTCAAATTAGGCTGCCCGAATCTCGTGTTTTCTGGTTTGATGACAATAGGGATGCTTGATTACTCCTCAACTCCAGAGAATTTCAAG GCACTGGCTAATTGCCGGAAAGAGGTGTGCAAGGAGCTTGGAATTCCAGAGGAGCAGTGTGAACTGTCTATGGGCATGTCTGCTGATTTTGAGCAAGCG ATTGAAATGGGAAGCACAAATGTTAGAGTTGGATCGACTATATTTGGTGCAAGAGAATACCCAAAGAAGAATTAG